From the genome of Chthoniobacterales bacterium:
GTGATGCGCACGAAACCTTTCTCGCGGGCGAAATCGATGGCGTGTTTGAGAAGACGTCCGCCATGCCCCTGCCCCCGGTGGTCGGCATGAACCACAAGATCCTCCAGCAGAAGAACGACGCCGCCTTCCGCCGTGCTGATCGTGATGAGAAGGTGGCTCATCCCGATGATGCGCGTGCTGTTGCGCAGGACAAAGATGCGCCCGCGGTTCGGTTGCTCGAGGATGAGCCGCAATCCGCGCATCTGCTTGGCTTGGTCGGCGGTAAACTCCGGTTCTGCGGCAAAAAGATCGGCCAGCAGCTCGGCCATGAGCGGCAGGTCTTCGAGCGTTGCAGGTTCGATGCGCAGGTCCGGCATTGGGGCTAGTTGTAGTTGCACCCGCTGCGCGCGGCAAGGCGGCGGGGGCTCAAGCTCGCCCGAATTTGCGGTCCAGCTCGCGCCAGGAAAATTGCAGCATGACCGGTTTGCCATCCGGGTCGCAGTAGGGCAACTCACACGCGAGCAACTGGGAAACCAACGCATGCTGGGCACGCTCGTCGGACGGCTCGGGTGCGCCCCTGGCCAAACGCGCCACCGCGCGCCGCACGCTGTCATCGAGCGAGGCACGACTTTTTGCGGCGCCATCGGACAAGAAATCCTGGGCGAAATCCTCCACCACCCTCCGAGGGTCGCGTCCGGCGAGAAAGTCCGGCATGGCCTCGACTTTGACCGCATTTCCCCCGAACAAATCGATGCCGAAACCGGAGGCGGCGAGAACGGCCAGATTTTCCGCGACGGCTTCATGCAAACGCGGAGGAAGCTCGAAAACCGCGGGCATGAGCAAGCGCTGCGCGGCGACGGCCCCGCCATCCACCCCGAGTTGAAGGCGCTCGAAAAGAATGCGCTGCCGGGCCGCGCTGCGATCGAGCATGACCATTCCCTCTTCTCCTTCGAGCAGCAGATACCGCGGTCCAAGAGGGCCAATGAGCCGGAATTCCCCGGCCGCAGCACTCCGCTCCGCGGGAACGCTCGAAGCCGGTCCGGACGTCACAACGGGCGACACCATTTCGGCCGGGCGAATTTCGGGAGGCGCCGCAGGACTGCGGGGCAGTTCGGGTTGATGGCGACTGCTGTGCGGGTCGACCTGCGGCGCACGCGCAACGCGCGCCGCGATGTGCGTCTGCACGGGACGTAACCACTCTGCCCGCGCCTCGCGCAGCGCCGCGGCCACGGCCTCATGCACCGCATCGCGCACCGCCGACCCGCGGCGGAAGCGCACCTCGCGCTTGGCCGGATGCACATTGCAGTCCATTTCCCGCGGATCGATCTCCAGGTGCAAGACGACCGACGGATGCCGACCCGGCTCGAGCATCTGACTGTAAGCCTCGCGCAAACCGGCGGCGAGAAAGCCGCTGTCGACCGCACGCCCGTTGACAAAAAAGAACTGCCTGCCGCGGTCGGCGCGCGTCACCACCGGACGCGAGACGAGTCCGTTCACACGGATACCATCACGCTCGAAGTGGGCAATCTCGAGGAACTGCGCGCGATCCTCGGCCCCGAAAAGATCGCCGGTCCGCGCGGCCAACGGGGCGGACGGCAACCGGTAGATCTCGCGACCTTCCCGCACGTAGGCGAGCGCCACCGACGGAAACGCCAGCGCGATGTTTTCGACCGCACGGTCGAGATGCGCGGATTCGGTGGCGTGGCTTCGCAGGAATTTTTTCCGCGCAGGCACATTGAAGAAAAGCGATTTGACCTCGATGGTCGTTCCGACCGGGCAACCGGCGTCGCGAACCGCGACCAATTTGCCCCCGCGCACCACCGCCTCGGTGCCGGCGCTGGCTCCTTCCGTCCGCGTGCGCAGGGTAAACTCCGAAACGCTCGCAATGCTCGGCACGGCTTCGCCGCGGAATCCCATCATCTGCACCGAGGCGAGATCCGCTGCGGTGGCGATTTTGCTGGTCGCGTGGCGCTCCAGCGCCATGAGCGCATCCTCGCGGTCCATGCCGGATCCGTTGTCGGTCACGCGCACGAGCGCGGTTCCCGCGCCCCGCACTTCGACCTCGATCTGCCGCGCACCCGCGTCGAGGCTGTTCTCGAGGAGTTCCTTGAGCACCGAGGCGGGACGCTCCACGACTTCGCCCGCCGCGACCTGGCTGGCCACGACTTCCGGCAGGACGCGGATCTTACCCATGACGCTGCCCGGCTCCCGTTTGACTTGGCTTCGTCCCGTGGTTTAGAGACATTCCGGCTTCATTACATGGCCAGACCGACCGACTCAATGCCTGCCGTTCCCTCCCGAGACCCGCATGTATAACGGCCGCTCCACTCGCCCGGGTCCCGCGGGCCGCGACAGCCTCTTCGGCTGGACGATCTTCATCATCTTTCTGGCGATCTTTGCCGCGGGTTGCTGGATCGGCAGTTTCTACATCTTCGGGCACCCGGAAGAGGCTCTGAGCTACCGTGTCCTTCGCACGCTCGGCAAAATCGACGCCCCGCGGCGATTCGCGCTCACCGCCGCACCCCGCGGACAGTTCCTCGACGCGAACAAGCTCTTCGACCGCTTCACGAAGTTGCAACCGCGCCAACTCGAATCGGAGAACAAAAGGCTCCAGCGCGGTTACGTGCGAAATTACGAACAGCACAAGGAACTGATCCCTTACGTCGTGGGCTCCTACGATTTGTTGGGTGCGTTCCGGCTCGGGCCGGGAAACTTTTTCACCGGGGGCGTGGTCGCGCTCGCGCAGTCGGTTGAAAATCCGAAAGTCCTTCTGGAATTGGTTTTCCCCACCCCCGAAAAGGACGCTGCCGCCGCGGAGCGCACGCTCACCACAGGCCTCGATCTCAGGCTTCCCAAGACGATGGATCTCATCGCCGTGATCAACGCGCGCATTTTGCCCGACGGACGCCTCAACATCACGGCTGTCCCGTTGCTTTACGGCAACTACACGTCGAGCGGGACAGCCGGGACGTTCAGCCTGGAACCGCCCACGGACCTGAACGTCGGCGCCGGACTTCCCGTGCTCAACGAGGCCGCGGTCAAAGAGGCCGAAAAGCACTACGCCGCCTACCTGCAGCGGACCGGTTTCGCACGCGGTTCTTCCTCGCTCGCACGCGTGCAGCCACCCGCGGTTGTGAAGCCGGTCGAGGTGCCGGTCGCGCGCGCCGTGCCGGTCCAGCGCGGAACACCCGGCCCTGTCCAGGAGCCCGCGATACCCCGTGCCCTGCCGGCCACACCCGCGGGCGAAGTCACCGTGCGCAGGGCGGAACCGGTCAAACCGGCCGTTGCCGGCGGCGACGAAGCCGTTCCCGTGCGCCGCGCGGAACCTGTGGCGCCCCGTGCCGTGCCCGCCGCGTCACCGGCGCAAGCTGCCGTGCCGCTGCAGCCGTTCGGCGGCGCGGCACCCGAGCAACAGCCATCCCCGGCCCGCACCGGGCAAACCGAGTGACCGCTCGCCCCGCGGATTGCGCAGGCCCCGGGGAAGAACTGCGACGCCGCATCAAAAGCAACGGTCCCGTCGGCTTCGACGAGTTCATGTCCGTTGCTCTCTATCACCCGGAAGGCGGCTATTACGCGTCCGGAACGTCGCGCACCGGGAAACACGGCGACTTTGTCACCAGCGTCAGCATCGGGCCGGTCTTCGGAAAACTTCTGGCCGCGCAGTTCTCGCGGATGTGGAAAGAGCTCGGCGAGCCCGGAGATTTCACGCTCGTCGAACAAGGCGCTAATGACGGGCAGCTTTTGGACGACATCCTGACGGCGATCGATCGCAACCACCCGGGATTCCGTCCGCACGCCATCATCGTCGAACCGCTCGCCAACCGCCGCACGGCTCAAGAAACGTTGCTGCGGCGCTGGCAGGGGCGGACGCAATGGGTGGCGGACGAAAAAGATTTGCCGCGCTTCACCGGCGTGTTCTTCGCCAACGAATTGCTCGATGCCTTTCCGGTCAAACTTCTCGTCCGCACCGGCGGCAAATGGCTCGAGCGCCGCGTCGATTGCGACGCAGACCGGTTCGTCTTCCGCGAAACTCCTCTCGAGCATGCTGAAGCATTGGAGGCTGCGAAGAAAATGCCGGTCGATGGCGACAGCCGCTTTTGCACCGAATGGAGTCCTTCGCTCGCGCCCTGGCTCGAGACCGTCGCGGACAAATTGCAACGCGGATGGATTTTTCTCGTCGATTACGGGCATCCGCGCCGCGCCAGGTTTCATCCCGCGCGTGCGGAGGGAACGCTGGCCGCTTACCGCAAACAGCAGAGGGCGCCCGATCCCCTCGCCGCTCCGGGCCAACAGGATCTCACCGCGCACGTCGATTTCACGACGGTCGCCGAGGAGGCGGAAAAATGCGGACTGCGCATCGCCGGATTCACCGACCAGCATCACGCCCTCGCCGCCTTGGCCGCGATCACATTTCCACCCATGGCGTCGTCACCACTCGATGCCGCAGCGGCAAAGGAGATGCGCGCCCTGCGCCAGCTTCTTCACCCGGAAAGCATGGGCACGTCATTCAAATTTCTGGCGCTTTCCAAGGGAATCGACGCGCCGCTGCCGGCATTCCGCTTTGCCAGCGACGCCCACCGCGAGCTTTTCGCATGAAACGTCCGACCGCAGAGCAACGCGAAGCGGCACGCCGCAGCCCCGGCGGACGCCGTCCCGTCATGCACCAGCGATGGGAAAATCTGCTTTTTCTTCATTGGACCGTTGATCGCGACGACATCCAGCGCACCCTTCCGCGCGGACTGCACGCCGACACTTTCGCCGGAACCGGTTGGATCGGTGTTGTGCCCTTCGCCATGCGCAACGTGCGTCCCGCCGGCTTGCCCGCTGCCGGATCGCTTTCGAATTTTCTCGAACTCAACGTCCGCACCTATGTCCATGACGACGATGGAGTCCCCGGCGTCTGGTTTTACTCCCTGGACTGCAATCAACCGCTTGCGGTGCTTGCCGCGCGCACGTTTTTCCGCCTGCCCTACGAGCATTCCACCATGCGCGCCGATTTCGGTCCGACGATCGATTACCATTCGACCCGCCGAGGGACTTCGGCAGAAGCACATTACACGTGGCGCCCGCATGGCGAGACGCGATGCGCGACGGCCGGCAGCCTCGAATTTTTCCTGCTCGAGCGCTATCACCTCTATGCAACCCGGGGACCGCACCTTTGCCGCGGCACCGTCGCCCATGCGCCTTACGAATTCCGCGAGGCGAAGATCGACCGGTGTTCCGTGCTTCCCGCCGCGCTCGCCGGGTTCGATGCACTCGCACCGCAACCCCAGCACGCCTGCCACGCCGACGGCTTCGACGTCCGCATCTTCGCTCTTGAACGACTGAAATGAAACTCCACGGCATCCACCACGTCACTGCCATCACCGCCCGCGCGAGGGAGAACCATCATTTTTACACGCAGGTCCTCGGCATGCGGTTGGTGAAAAAGACCGTCAACCAGGACGACGTCTCGGCCTACCATCTTTTCTATGCCGACGGCAACGGAACGCCGGGAAGCGATCTGACATTTTTCGATTGGCCCGCGGCGCCGGAACAGCGGGGCACGCCCGGCATCACGCGCACCGGATTGCGCATCGGCAACAATGCGTCCCTCGAATGGTGGCACGACCGGCTCCGTGCCCGCGACGTGCGGCATGAGGGCATCGCGGAGCGCGATGGGCGCGCCGTCCTCGACTTCGAGGATCCCGAAGGCCAGCGGCTCTGCTTCGTCGCGGATGAAGCGGATGGCAAAGCGCATCCGTGGACACGCAGCCCCGTGCCGCCGGAACACCAGATCCGCGGCCTTGGTCCTGTCACGCTCAGCGTCCCGAAACTCGAACGCACCGACCGCGTATTCCGCGAATTGCTGAACATGCAACCGGTCCGCAGCTACGATCATGCCGGACGCGAGGCGCGCGTTTACCAAAGCGGTGATGCAAGCGGCCCCGCACAAGAGTTGCATGTCATGACGGAACCCGGCGCACCGTTCGCACGGCAAGGCGCGGGCGGGGTGCATCATCTGGCCCTGCGCACCACGTTGTCAGACTACGATGCTTGGGCCGCGCGTCTTTCCGACGCCGGCATTCCCCACAGCGGACCCGTCAACCGTTTCTGGTTCCGCAGCCTCTACTTTCGCGAGCC
Proteins encoded in this window:
- a CDS encoding GNAT family N-acetyltransferase; this translates as MPDLRIEPATLEDLPLMAELLADLFAAEPEFTADQAKQMRGLRLILEQPNRGRIFVLRNSTRIIGMSHLLITISTAEGGVVLLLEDLVVHADHRGQGHGGRLLKHAIDFAREKGFVRIT
- the mutL gene encoding DNA mismatch repair endonuclease MutL, translating into MGKIRVLPEVVASQVAAGEVVERPASVLKELLENSLDAGARQIEVEVRGAGTALVRVTDNGSGMDREDALMALERHATSKIATAADLASVQMMGFRGEAVPSIASVSEFTLRTRTEGASAGTEAVVRGGKLVAVRDAGCPVGTTIEVKSLFFNVPARKKFLRSHATESAHLDRAVENIALAFPSVALAYVREGREIYRLPSAPLAARTGDLFGAEDRAQFLEIAHFERDGIRVNGLVSRPVVTRADRGRQFFFVNGRAVDSGFLAAGLREAYSQMLEPGRHPSVVLHLEIDPREMDCNVHPAKREVRFRRGSAVRDAVHEAVAAALREARAEWLRPVQTHIAARVARAPQVDPHSSRHQPELPRSPAAPPEIRPAEMVSPVVTSGPASSVPAERSAAAGEFRLIGPLGPRYLLLEGEEGMVMLDRSAARQRILFERLQLGVDGGAVAAQRLLMPAVFELPPRLHEAVAENLAVLAASGFGIDLFGGNAVKVEAMPDFLAGRDPRRVVEDFAQDFLSDGAAKSRASLDDSVRRAVARLARGAPEPSDERAQHALVSQLLACELPYCDPDGKPVMLQFSWRELDRKFGRA
- a CDS encoding DUF2071 domain-containing protein, whose product is MRTAHRRIHRPASRPRRLGRDHISTHGVVTTRCRSGKGDARPAPASSPGKHGHVIQISGAFQGNRRAAAGIPLCQRRPPRAFRMKRPTAEQREAARRSPGGRRPVMHQRWENLLFLHWTVDRDDIQRTLPRGLHADTFAGTGWIGVVPFAMRNVRPAGLPAAGSLSNFLELNVRTYVHDDDGVPGVWFYSLDCNQPLAVLAARTFFRLPYEHSTMRADFGPTIDYHSTRRGTSAEAHYTWRPHGETRCATAGSLEFFLLERYHLYATRGPHLCRGTVAHAPYEFREAKIDRCSVLPAALAGFDALAPQPQHACHADGFDVRIFALERLK
- a CDS encoding ring-cleaving dioxygenase, producing MKLHGIHHVTAITARARENHHFYTQVLGMRLVKKTVNQDDVSAYHLFYADGNGTPGSDLTFFDWPAAPEQRGTPGITRTGLRIGNNASLEWWHDRLRARDVRHEGIAERDGRAVLDFEDPEGQRLCFVADEADGKAHPWTRSPVPPEHQIRGLGPVTLSVPKLERTDRVFRELLNMQPVRSYDHAGREARVYQSGDASGPAQELHVMTEPGAPFARQGAGGVHHLALRTTLSDYDAWAARLSDAGIPHSGPVNRFWFRSLYFREPNGILIEIATDEPGFTADEPSDRLGEALSLPPFLEPRRAEIEAGLKPL